Within the Acidimicrobiales bacterium genome, the region CGGTTGAGGATGTTGCCGCGGATGCGGTCGATCTTGAGCGCGAGGTCGCCGAACTCCGCCGGCGCCTGATCGAGGCTCCGCGCCAACTGAGCCTCCTGGAGTCCGAGGTGAGGGACGCCGGACGGGAGTTGGCGAGGGCCAACGCCCGCAACCAGAAGCTCAACTCCACCCTGGAGACGGCCAGGGAGCGCATTACCGTGCTGCGCGAGGAGGTCGAGAAGCTCTCCCAGCCACCCTCGGCCTACGGCACCGTGGTCCAGGTCAACGACGACGGGTCGGCCGACGTCCATTCGGGCGGCCGCAAGATGCGCGTCGGGGTGCATCCCGACCTCGCAGACGACCTGACCCCGGGCCAGGAGGTCGTCCTCAACGACGCCATGAGCATCGTGCTGGCCAGGCGCCACGAGACCACCGGCGAGGTCGTCACCGTGAGGGAGGTCATGGCCGGTGGACTCCGGGCCGTGGTCGTGGGCCGTGCGGACGAGGAGAAGGTCGTCGAGTTGGGCGCCGAGCTCGTCGGCGTCGGGCTGCACAGCGGCGACTCGGCGATGCTGGACCCGCGGTCCGGCCTTCTCCTGGAGCGGCTTCCCCGACCCGGCGTGGAGGACCTGGTCCTGGAGGAGGTGCCTGACATCACGTATGAGGACGTCGGTGGCCTGGATCGCCAGATAGAGCAGATCGTCGACGCCGTCGAGCTGCCCTTCCTGCACCAGGACCTGTTCGCCGAGTACGACCTGCCCGCCCCCAAGGGAATCCTCCTCTACGGCCCTCCGGGCTGCGGCAAGACTCTCATCGCCAAGGCGGTTGCGAATTCGCTGGCCACCAAGGTGGCCGAGGTGTCCGGAGACGTGGAGGCGCGCAGTTACTTCCTGAACATCAAGGGCCCGGAGTTGCTCAACAAGTACGTGGGGGAGACCGAGCGACAGATTCGACTGGTGTTCCAGCGGGCGAGGGAGAAGTCCGAGCAGGGCTGGCCGGTGATCGTCTTCTTCGACGAGATGGAGTCCCTCTTCCGGACCCGCGGTTCGGGAATCAGCTCGGACATAGAGTCGACAATCGTGCCTCAGCTCCTGGCCGAGATCGACGGCGTCGAGACCCTGCGGAACGTCATAGTGATAGGTGCCTCCAACAGGGAGGACCTCATCGACCCGGCCATCCTACGGCCGGGGCGGCTCGACGTGAAGATCAAGATCGAGCGTCCTGACGCCGTCGCCGCGGCCCAGATCTTCTCCCGCTACCTGGTGGGGGACCTGCCGATCGACGAGGCGTCCATCGAGACGATCGGGGGCGGGGATCGCAACAAGGCGGCGCTGGCCATGATCGACGACGCGGTGGCCGAGATGTACTCCGAGGAGGACCGGAACCGCTTCCTCGAAGTGACCTACCAGAACGGCGACAAGGAGGTCCTGTACTTCCGGGACTTCGCCTCGGGGGCCATGGTGGAGAACATCGTCCGCCGTGCGAAGAAGTCAGCCATCAAGCGCCAGTTGGCCGGTGGTCCAAGGGGAATCTGCCCGGAGGACATGGTCCAGTCGGTACGTCAGGAGTTCTCCGAACACGAGGACCTGCCCAACACGACTAATCCCGACGACTGGGCGAAGATCTCCGGCAAGAAGGGCGAGCGGATCGTCTACGTCCGGACGCTCGTGACCAACCACGACGACCAGTCCGGCGGTCGTTCGATCGAGGGCGTCGGTACCGGGCAGTACCTCTGACGTCTCCAGCGGCGTCGGATCCCGGTCCCGTCGGCCGGCCGGAAGCTACAAGTAGGGTCCGGCCATGGCCGTCCCCAAGACCCTTGGCATCGAGACCGAGTACGGGATAGTCCACCGCGGGGTCGACGCCCCGAACCCGATCAGCGCATCCTCGCTGCTGATCAACGCCTACCTGAGCCGCCGTGCGGATCCGGGTGGGGGACCGGGCGCCCCGCGGGTGGGGTGGGACTTCGTCGACGAATCGCCGGCGGTCGACGTCCGTGGTTTCACGCTGCTGGACGCCATGGCGCCGGAGATCGAGACCCACCTGGTCAACGCCGTGCTCACCAACGGGGCCCGCTACTACGTCGACCATGCCCACCCTGAGCTATCCACCCCGGAGTGCGCCGACGCGTTGTCGGTGGTGCTCCAGGATCGGGCCGCCGAGATGATCCTGATCGAGTCCATGGAGGCGGCCAACGAGTTCCTACCCGAGGACCAGGAACTCGTCGTATACAAGAACAACTCGGATGGCAAGGGCAACAGCTACGGCTGCCATGAGAACTACCTGATGGACCGATCCACCCCATTCGGCCGGATCGTCCAGCACGCCACCACGCACTTCGTGACCCGGCAGGTATTCACGGGAGCGGGCAAGGTCGGCTGCGAACTGCCCCACCGGGATCGGAGCCACATCGAGTTCCAGCTCACGCAGCGGGCCGACTTCTTCGAGGAGGAGGTCGGCCTGGAGACGACCCTGAAGCGGCCGATAATCAACACCCGCGACGAGCCCCACGCCGATCCCCTCAGGTACAGGCGGCTGCACGTCATAGTGGGAGACGCCAACCTCTGTGAGGTGGCCACGTTCCTCAAGTTGGGGACCACCGCCATCGTCCTCGGGATGGTGGAGGACGACGTGCTGGACTCGACGGTGGCGGTGGCCGATCCTGTCCGGGCCCTGCAGGCCGTGTCGTGGGACCTCACCCTGTCGGAACCGCTGGTCCTCACGGACGGCCGGACAGCGACTGCCATGGACCTCCAGTGGGAGCTGCTGGAATCCGCCCAGAAGTACCTGCTGGACCGGGGCCCGGAGTCGGTCGGGGGCCCGATCGCCGAGCAGGTCGTGGAGCGCTGGGAGCAGGTCCTCTCCGGTTTGGAGCGGGATCCAACCAGCCTGATCGGCCAGGTCGACTGGGTCACCAAGCGCCACCTCGTGGACGGGTTCCGGGATCGCCATGCTCTGTCGGCTGACGATCTCAGGCTGGCCGCCCTGGACCTCCAGTACCACGACCTGCGGCCCGGTCGCTCGCTGTTCGCCCGCATGGGTGCCGAGGTGCTGGTGGATCCCGTCGATGTCCGCAGGGCGACCAACCATCCCCCCACCGACACCCGGGCGTACTTCCGGGGCCGCTGCCTGACCCTCTGGCCGGAGCGCATCGTGGCGGCCAACTGGGATTCCATGGTCTTCGACGTGGGAGGCGAAGCCCTGCGCCGGGTTCCGATGATGGAGCCCTCCCGCGGCACGGAGGAACACGTCGGTACGCTCCTCGACACCTGCGGGTCGGTCGAGGAACTGCTCGAACGGCTCTCGGGCTGAGACCGCACGGAGGAACGCATGGCTGAACGGGAACAACGACAGCGTGGTGGTTCGGATCGGACCGCGGAGGAGGCCGAGGTCACCGACGTGGCCGCCACCCCGGCGTCCACCGAGCGGTCCGACCGCCTCAAGGGGGAGATGGACGACCTCCTTGACGAGATCGACGAGGTGCTGGAGTCCAATGCCGAGGAGTTCGTGAAGAGCTACATCCAGAAGGGCGGCGAGTAGCCCGTCGGCGGCGGCGGGTTAGCCTCCGGCACGTGACGCTTCCCCTCTTCATTCCCGGCGACGACCCGGGTCCCGACTTCCTCGGACTCCTCGACAGGCTCGGTGTCGGCGCCTTCAAGCCGACCGGAGCGTTCGATGCCGCCCAGATCACCCACGGCACCACCGTTGTGGCGATCCGGTACGCGAACGGCGTGGTCATGGCCGGCGATCGACGCGCCACCACCGGACACCTCATCAGCCATCGCTCAATCGAGAAGGTGTTCCCCGCAGACAGCTACTCGGGCATTGCAATCGCCGGTGCGGCCGGGCCGGCCATGCAGATGGTCCGCCTCTTCCAACTGCAACTGGAGCACTACGAGAAGGTGGAGGGCAGCCCGCTGAGCCTGGACGGCAAGGCCAACCAGCTCAGCCAGATGCTCCGCAACCACATGCCGGCGGCCATGCAGGGCCTGGGCGTCTTGCCGCTGTTCGCCGGATACGACGCCCGCCAGGGGCAGGGTCGCCTCTTCCAGTTCGACATGACCGGTGGTCGCTACGAGGAGAGGGACTACGCGGCGACCGGATCCGGTGGCCTCCACGCATCGACGGTGGTCAAGCTCAGGCACCATGGGGGAATCGGGGCCGACGAGGCGATCGACGTTGTGGTCGAGGCGCTGTTCCAGGCTGCGGACGAGGACAGCGCCACCGGTGGACCGGACCCGGTACGCGGCATATATCCCGTGATCGCCACGATCACCGCTGAGGGCTTCGAGCGCCTGGCTGACGAGGACGTGGCCTCCCGGACCTCGACCCTGATCAGCCGTCTCGGAGGTGCATCGTGAGCATGCCGATGTACATCTCGCCCGAGCAGCTGATGAAGGACAAGGCCGACTACGCCCGCAAGGGCATCGCCAGGGGACGGGCTGCCATCGGTTGCACCTATGCCGATGGCGTCCTGCTCTGCGCTGAGAACCCCTCCAACACCCTTCGCAAGGTCAGCGAGATCTACGACCGCATCGGCTTCGTCGGGGTCGGCCGGTACAACGAGTTCGACCAGCTCCGCATCGCCGGGGTTCGCCACGCCGACTTCAAGGGCTACTCCTTCAGCCGTGACGACGTGGACGCCAGGTCGCTGGCCAACCAGTACGCCCAGGCCCTCGGGCACAACTTCACCCACGAGATTAAGCCGCTCGAGGTCGAGATGCTGGTGGCCGAGATGAGCGAGGAGGACGGTGGCGACCAGCTGTTCCACTTGCTCTACGACGGCACCGTGATGGACATGACCTCGTTCGTGGTCATCGGCGGCGAGGCCGATGCCATCCGGGAGCGCCTAGAGGCGACGTGGTCCAGGGAGGCCGACCTGAGCGCAGCCCTCGGTTCGGCGGTGGGAGCCCTGGCAGGACCCGATCGGGCGCTCGTCGGCGACGACCTAGAGGTGGCGATCCTGGCACGCCAGAACGACCGTCGTGCCTTCCGTCGGATCGAGGGCGACGACCTCGACGACCTCCTGGCGTGACGGCCGGCGGCGACCCGTTAGCCATCGGACGCCGGCGACCCTGAGGACCCGACGGTGCAGCGCCGGATTTACGGGATAGAGAACGAGTACGGCATCACGTGCACGGTCGACGGAGCACGTCGCCTCAGTCCGGACGAGGTAGCCCGCTACCTGTTCCGGCGGGTGGTCTCCTGGGGACGCAGCTCGAACGTGTTCCTGGTGAACGGTGCGCGCCTCTACCTCGACGTGGGATCGCATCCCGAGTACGCCACACCGGAGTGCGACTCCGTCGGTGACGTCATCACCCATGACAAGGCCGGGGAGCGGATCCTCGAACAGCTTGTGTCCAGCGCCGAGGACCGTCTCCGGGATGAGGGCATCGACGGCGACATCTTCCTCTTCAAGAACAACACGGACTCGGCCAACAACTCCTACGGGTGCCACGAGAACTATCTGACGACCCGCCGGGACGACCTCTCGGACTACGACGAGGTCCTGATCCCCTTCCTGGTGAGCCGCCAGATCTGGGCCGGGGCCGGGAAGATCTACGAGAATCCCCGGGGTGGTGCCGGGTTCAGCATCAGCCAGAGGGCCGCCCACATCTGGGAGGGTGTCTCCAGCGCCACGACCCGCTCCCGGCCGATCATCAACTCTCGGGACGAGCCCCACGCCGACGCCGAGAGGTACCGACGCCTCCACGTGATCGTCGGGGACTCGAACATGAGCGAGTACGCCGCCTTCCTCAAGGTCGGAGCATGCGGGTTCTTGCTGCGGATGCTGGAGGAACCCAGCGTGGTCTTCCGGGACATGACGCTGGAGAACCCGATACGGGCGATTCGGGAGATCAGCAACGACCTGACCTGCCGGCGGCCGATCCGCCTGGCAAGCGGGCGCGAGGTGACTGCGCTGGACATCCAGCGGGAGTTCCTGGATCGTGCGCTCCGGTTCGCCGATCGGCGGGAGACCACCGCGGAGGAGGACCGGGTGCTGGCCATGTGGGAACACTGCCTGGACGGCATCGAGCGGGATCCCCTGAGCCTCGACCGGGAGTGCGACTGGGTCGCCAAGTACCGCTTGGTGGAGGCATTCCGGGAGCGACACGGCCTGGCCCTCTCGGACCCCAGGGTTCTCCTCCTCGACCTCCAGTACCACGACGTGAACAGGCGACGGGGGCTCTTCTACCGCATGCAGGATCGGGGGCTGGTGGAGCGCACAACCACGGATGCTGCCATCGCGGAGGCTGTGGAGGAGGCACCGGCAACAACGCGGGCCAGGCTGCGTGGTGAGTTCATCCGACGGGCAAAGGAACAACGTCGGGACTTCACGGTGGACTGGGTTCACCTCAAGCTGAACGACCAGACTCAGCGCACCGTCCTCTGCAAGGACCCGTTCCGCTCCGAGGACGACAGGGTTCAGAAGCTCATCGACTCGCTCTGAGCGCTGGTGGGTCGCCCGTGTCCCCGGGACGACTCGTCATAGAGTGCCGCCATGGCGGCGATGAAGAAGTTGGAGCGGCTCCTGGACCTGGTCGCACTGCTCCTTGAGGCGGAGCGGCCGTTGGGCCGTCATGAGATCCGGGACGGGCTGCCACCCGGCGCCTATGCCGACGACGACGAGGCCTTCCGCCGCACGTTCGAACGCGACAAGGACGAGCTCCGCAACCTCGGGATACCGATCGAAGTGGAGCCCCTTCCCGGGTGGGATGCATCGCAGGTCGGCTATCGGATCCACCGTTCGGCTCTGGAGGCAGACCTCCCGGCGCTGGACCCCGATGAGTTCGCCAGCCTCGCCCTCGCATCGGCCATGGTCCGGTTCGAGGATGCGACGCCCGACGTCCCCATCTGGATGCTGGGTGGAGGCGGCGGGGATGCCGACCTCGACCGGTCGACCCCGCTGGCCGATATATCCGGGGATCCGGTCGTCCCCGACCTGATGCGCGCTGTGACCGGTGGACGGGTGGTCTCCTTCGGCTACAGGGGAGAGCGTCGGACGGTGGAACCCCACCGGCTGGTGTTCACGAAGGGCCACTGGCAACTCTCGGGCAGGGACCGGAAGCGTGGGGCCGGACGCCAGTACCGGTGCGACCGCTTCGAGACCGGGGTCGACGTCAGCGATGAGATCATGGACCCGCCGGCGGTGCCGATAGACGTCAGTGACGACCACGCCTGGCTCTTCGGGGATGCCGACCTGGTGCCCGTCCGCCTCCTCGTCGACGAACGACACGTCGCATGGCTCACCGGGTTCCTGCGGTCGGCCGAGGTGGTGGAGCGACGCGATGACGGCTCGGTCGTCATCGAGGAGCTGGTCCGGGAACCTGATGCCTTCCGGTCCTTCGTGCTGACCTTCCTGGATGGTGCCGAGGTCCTGGAGCCGGCCTGGTTCCGCGCCGAGATGGTGGCCTGGCTGGAGGCACTGGCTTGAGCGTCCCGAGCGCCGCTGACCGGGTGCATCGCCTCCTTGCCCTGATCCCGTGGCTGGAGGCGACCCACCCCGCTGGAGCCGACATCCAGGCGGTGGCCGAACGGTTCGACTATCCGGCCGGAGACCTCATTCGGGACCTCACCGACGTTGTCAACTTCGTGACCGCGGATCCCTACCAGAGCTTCCTGGTGTTCGACATCGTGGTCACCGAGGATCGCATCCGGGTGGACCGCAACGATCTCCTGGGTAAGCCGATGCGCATGGACCCCGCCGACCTGACGGCCCTGGTGGCGGCGGGCCGAGCCGTGGCGGCCCTGGTCGACGAGGACGACATGGGGCCGTTGGAGCGGGCCGTGGCCAAGCTGGCCGGGGCCAGGGGCTCGATGGAAGAGACGGTGCAGATCCGCCTGTCGGCCGGCGACGAGCCGGTCCTGGCCGTGCTCCGGGAGGCGATTCGGACCGGCAGGTGCGTGGACATCGACTACTACTCCTACGGTCGTGACGTGGAGACGACGCGGGTCGTGGAGCCCCACCGGTGCCTCTACGACGGCTTCTGGTACCTGATGGGCCACTGTCGGCTGGCGGGCGACCGGCGGGTCTTCCGCCTGGACAGGGTGCGCCGGGTCAACGTGACCGACCAGGAGTTCCAGCCGCCGGTCGACATGGCCGACGCCATGGATGGCATCCCGGTGGATGGGAGCCTCCCCGAGGTGACGCTATGCCTCAGCCCAGAGGTGCGATGGGTGGTGGACCAGTACCCCCATACGGGCATGGTCGCCGAAGACGACGGGCGACTTCGGGTGACCCTGCCCGTCACCGCCGAACGGTGGCTGGAGCGACTCCTGCTCCGCCTGGGTCCGGCAGCCGAGGTCGTGGGTGCTCCTGTCGGGCTTGGAGAGGACCTCCGGTGTGCGGCCGCCAAGAGGGTGCTGGCCCGCTACCGCTGAGGATGCGCCACCGTCTTGCCGGGCGGGACGGCTAGGTTCGGCCCGTGACGGACGAGACGCCCCACGACGAGGTTTCCGGGCCGGACCCGGCGCGTTCCGGAGAGTCGGACGGCCAAGCATGGACCGACGACCTGCTCGCCAGGGCCCGGGCCCGTTCCCTCGGCCAGCCGACGGAATCCGAGGATCCCCGACAGCCCTCAGGGGAAGCACCGCTCCCGGCCGGACCGTCCCACCACGGACCGGAACCGACCCTGCAGCCCCCGGTAGTGCGGAGTCCCATCGTGACCAGGGCCGACCTCACCGGCGGGACGCCACCTCCGGCCGCATCCCTGGATGGGACCTTCTCGGTGTCGACGGCGCCCCTTCCACCAGAGGTGCGAGTGGAAGCGCCACAGGAGGTGGATCTGGGGATCCCCGGCAGGGGAGTGTCGGCCCGACGGTCAGTGCTGGAGTGGGGGTCGGTGCTCCTCGGGGCGTTGGTGTTGGCGATGCTGGTGCGGGCCTTCCTGTTCCAGGCCTTCTACATCCCATCGCCGTCGATGGAGCCGACCCTGTGGTCCGGGGACCGGATCCTCGTCAACAAGGTGAGCTACGACCTCCACGACGTCAACCGGGGGGACATCGTGGTCTTCCGGGCGCCACCGGGTTCCGGCATCGGTGACGATGACCTGATCAAGAGGGTGATAGCGCTCCCCGGCGAGAGGGTGACCGCGGAGGAAGGACGCCTGCTCATCGACGGTGGTCTGCTGATCGAGCCGTACCTGCCGTACCAGGAGGGCACCGCCGGCTTCGGCATGGTTCCCTGGTGCGCCGATGGTGGGGACGGTGCTTGCACGGTGCCGGACGGCCATGTGTTCGTGATGGGTGACAACAGGCCGAACTCGCGGGACAGTCGTTACTTCGGCCCCGTGCCGATCGAGTCCATAGTGGGGCGTGCCTTCGTGAGGGTGTGGCCACTGGGGGCCCTCGACCGACTCTGAGCCGTCCGGCCCCGTCAGAGGACTGGCCGACGCCTGGCGAGGCCGTCAACGAGACGGTCCACGTGGTCACCGTAGATACCGTCCAGCCCGAGCTTCAGCAGGCGATCGATCTGGCGAGGGTGTTGTGCATCCCACCCGAGGCACAGGAGGCCGAACCGCTGGAAGAGGGTTACCAGCCCCCCACTCCAGTCGGGTTCGGGAAGGTTGACGGCATCGACACCTGATCCCGCCAGGTCGGCGGCCCGCCGCTCGGGACCCTCGACGATGTGGTCGAACCGCGTGGAGTGGACCAGGCGGAGGTCCCGGTCCAGGTCCCGCCAGTCGGCCAGGAGGGCGTGTTCCGGGTGGCAGATCCACAGCGACCCGGCGGCGCGGTGTCGGCGCGCCACGTCAAGGACGGCATGGATGGCGGCGGGGTCCTTCAGGTCCAGCGACACCTGCATGTCCGGTCCCACGGTCCGATAGAGGTCCGCCAGGGTCGGTACGGAGGCGGGGATCGCGGTGTGTGGCACATCTCCGATCGGGCGCCGCCGGAACAGCGATCCGACCCGGCCATCGTGGTGCAGGACCGGAACGCCGTCGACGGTGCACCACACGTCGCTCTCAAGCCCGGTGGCACCCATGGAGCGGGCAGTTGCGAAGGCCTGGAGGGAGTTCTCGGGGGCATGCGCCCGTCCGCCCCGGTGGGCGAACAGGATTGGGTCGGAGGACCATTCGGCGGTGGTGGACACCGGCCCAGTCTGCCGGTCGGCCGGGCCGGTGGGCCATCCGTCTACGCGTAGGATCGTTATCGTGGACGGTGGTTGGGTTCTGGTCGCCCTCGGGCTCGTGCTGGCGGTGGTCGCCACGAGCCACCTCAGCGCCCTGCTGGCCCACGAGCTGGCGGTGACCACCGAGTCCCTCGCCCAGCTGGGACGCCTGAGCGTGGCCGTGGGCGACCTCGCTCGTTCGGCAGAGCGATTCGGCGTCGGCGTCGCCCGGGTCGGCCGTCGGTAGGTTCGCCTGATGGGCAACCTCGGGGGCGGAGAGATCCTGGTCATCCTCATGCTCGGCCTGCTGGTGCTCGGCCCAGCACGCCTGGCGGTGGTGGCTAGGCACATGGGCAGCATGGTGCGTGAGGTACGACGGGTCGCCGAAGGCTTCCAGGAGGAGATCCGGGACCTGGTGGAAGATCCCTCCATCGAGACCCTGGCCCGGGAACGGGGTCGTCACCTGACCGTGCCGGACGGGGCGGCTCCGGACCGGCCCACGGAGCAGGACGGTGCGTGAGGGCGATGGCCGGATGCCCCTCCTCGAGCACCTGGAGGAGCTCCGCCGACGGCTGATCCGTTCGGTTGCGGCCGTCTCACTCGGGGCGGTGGCCTGTTGGATCCTCTACCCGCAGATCCTTGACCTGCTCCTCGAGCCCTACTGCCAGATCCGTGGCTCGAATATCAGGTCGACGACCTTCGGTAGCGGGTGCGAGCTCCTCGTGACGGATCCCCTGGAGCCCTTCGGCGTCCGGATGATGGTGGCTGGCTACGGCGGCGTGGCCCTGGCCATGCCCGTGCTCCTCTGGCAGGCGTGGCGCTTTGTGGCTCCCGGCCTCCACGTTGCGGAGCGACGCTGGGCAATACCGTTTGTGGCCCTCGGTGTGCTGCTCTTCGCCTCGGGCTGCGGCCTCGCCTACTGGAGCATCCCGCGGGCGCTGGACTTCCTGATCGGGATTGGCGGCCCCGACCTGGTGAGCGTGTTCTCACCGTCCCGGTATCTGGGCTTCGTGGTCAAGATGATGCTGGCCTTCGGCCTGGGCTTCGAGTTCCCACTGGTCCTCGTATTCCTGCAGTTGATCGGCGTCCTCACCCCTGCGGCGCTACGGCGGACCCGGCGCTACGCGGTGGTCGGCATCGTGGCCCTGGTCGCCGTGCTGACCCCAAGCGGTGATCCGTTCACGCTCCTGATCCTGTCGGTGCCGATGCTCCTGTTCTACGAGTTGGCCATCCTCGTGGGAGCACTCAGGGACCGCCGTCGGCGACGGGCCCGGGTCAGGTGAGCGACGGCCGTCCGTTCGAGTTGGACCGCTTCCAGGTGGAGGCGATGGCCTCGGTAGATGCCGGACGGTCGGTGCTGGTGGCTGCCCCGACGTCGAGCGGCAAGACCGTGGTGGCCGAACACGCCGTGGACCGGGCACTCGCAGAGGGCCGACGAACCTTCTACACGGCTCCGATCAAGGCACTCTCAAACCAGAAGTTCCGGGACCTGGGTCGACGGCTGGGCACAGACCGGGTCGGCCTCATGACGGGGGACCAGGTGGTGGCCCCCGAAGCTCCGGTGGTGGTCATGACCACGGAGGTGCTCCGGAACATGCTCTACTCAAGGTCCGATGCAACCCGGGGCCTGGGCTGGGTGGTCCTCGACGAGGTCCACTTCCTGGAGGATCCGTACCGGGGTGCGGTCTGGGAGGAGGTCGTCCTGAACCTCGCTCCGGACGTCGGCCTGGTGGCCCTATCCGCCACCGTCTCCAACGCCGGCGAACTCGGAGACTGGCTGACGGCCGTCCGGGGGCCGACCGACGTGGTGGTGGAGACCCGACGGCCGGTCCTGCTCCGGACCCACTACCTGGTCGCCGAGCGGGGGAGGGGACGTCGACTCCATCGCCTGGCCACCCATCGGGGAGGGTCACCAAATCCTGACGGCCGGCATTTCGACGCCGACGACAGCGGCCGACGGGGCCGTGGAGGCGGAAGGGGCTCACGGTGGGCGACCCCGCGGCGTGGCGAGGTACTCGGCGAACTGGCCGACCATGGCCTCCTTCCGGCCATCCACTTCATCTTCAGCCGGGCGGGTTGTGACGAGGCCAGAGACGCCATCCTGGCCGATGGAGTGTCCCTGAATGACGAGGCCGGCGCCGGGGCCGTGGGCGACCACGTGGCGGCACGCCTTGCGGGGCTTCCTCCAGGGGACCTGGACGCCCTGGGCGTGGATAGCTGGACCGACGGGCTGCGACGAGGGGTGGCCGCCCACCACGCCGGGCTGGTCCCGATATTCAAGGAGGTCACCGAGGAGCTCTTCGCCATGGGACTCCTGAAGGTTGTCTATGCAACCGAGACGCTCGCCCTCGGGGTTAACCTGCCGGCCCGCACGGTGGTGATCGACCGACTGACGAAGTTCACCGGCCAGACGCACGAGGTCCTGACGCCCGGCCAGTTCACCCAGCTCACGGGCCGCGCCGGTCGGCGGGGCCTGGACAGCGACGGCCACGCCATCGTCTGCTGGTCGCCCTTCGTGTCGTTCGACCGGGTCGCCGGCCTGGCAGGTAGCCGGGATTTCGTCCTCCGGTCGGCCTTCCGCCCCACGTACAACATGGTGGCCAACCTGATCGTGAGCCGGACACGGGCCGAAGCCGTGGACCTGCTGGCCCGCTCCTTCGCCCAGTTCCAGGTTGATCGGCAGGTGGCGAATCGCCAGCGCCGCAATGCCGAGAAGCGAGGAGAGGTGGAGCGCATCCGGGCCGACCTCGTGGAGGCGTCGGTGGTGGACGGAGACCAGGTCCCGGTCGCAGCCCTGCGGCCCGGTGAGGTGGTGGTCCTTGACGACGGCCTGGCCCATCTGGTCCTCTCGGTCGCGCACCGGGGCGGTGGTCGGGTCAGACTCCGGAGCCTCGAC harbors:
- a CDS encoding DEAD/DEAH box helicase is translated as MSDGRPFELDRFQVEAMASVDAGRSVLVAAPTSSGKTVVAEHAVDRALAEGRRTFYTAPIKALSNQKFRDLGRRLGTDRVGLMTGDQVVAPEAPVVVMTTEVLRNMLYSRSDATRGLGWVVLDEVHFLEDPYRGAVWEEVVLNLAPDVGLVALSATVSNAGELGDWLTAVRGPTDVVVETRRPVLLRTHYLVAERGRGRRLHRLATHRGGSPNPDGRHFDADDSGRRGRGGGRGSRWATPRRGEVLGELADHGLLPAIHFIFSRAGCDEARDAILADGVSLNDEAGAGAVGDHVAARLAGLPPGDLDALGVDSWTDGLRRGVAAHHAGLVPIFKEVTEELFAMGLLKVVYATETLALGVNLPARTVVIDRLTKFTGQTHEVLTPGQFTQLTGRAGRRGLDSDGHAIVCWSPFVSFDRVAGLAGSRDFVLRSAFRPTYNMVANLIVSRTRAEAVDLLARSFAQFQVDRQVANRQRRNAEKRGEVERIRADLVEASVVDGDQVPVAALRPGEVVVLDDGLAHLVLSVAHRGGGRVRLRSLDQDGRMATVDSAELGRAPVRVGEVALPAPFAPDRAEFRRAAMVRLDPFAREEEVDPATRRRLARLERDLERAVGGQPGGDLTARLDSSLRVLEARGLADGWTLLERGRALTSIHNEADLLVVEVLAAGQLDSVGASMLAALVSCLTYRKRGPGEPSTVRLGGGFGARFESIVALAAEIATEERSVGMEPADPPDPGFAHIIHAWADGAELDEVLEDAMTGGEFVRNVRLVADLLRQVAKVASPLLADVAEVAGGRLNRGVVALSIGAPPSGDAVGQEAAG
- the lepB gene encoding signal peptidase I; this translates as MTRADLTGGTPPPAASLDGTFSVSTAPLPPEVRVEAPQEVDLGIPGRGVSARRSVLEWGSVLLGALVLAMLVRAFLFQAFYIPSPSMEPTLWSGDRILVNKVSYDLHDVNRGDIVVFRAPPGSGIGDDDLIKRVIALPGERVTAEEGRLLIDGGLLIEPYLPYQEGTAGFGMVPWCADGGDGACTVPDGHVFVMGDNRPNSRDSRYFGPVPIESIVGRAFVRVWPLGALDRL
- a CDS encoding WYL domain-containing protein; the protein is MSVPSAADRVHRLLALIPWLEATHPAGADIQAVAERFDYPAGDLIRDLTDVVNFVTADPYQSFLVFDIVVTEDRIRVDRNDLLGKPMRMDPADLTALVAAGRAVAALVDEDDMGPLERAVAKLAGARGSMEETVQIRLSAGDEPVLAVLREAIRTGRCVDIDYYSYGRDVETTRVVEPHRCLYDGFWYLMGHCRLAGDRRVFRLDRVRRVNVTDQEFQPPVDMADAMDGIPVDGSLPEVTLCLSPEVRWVVDQYPHTGMVAEDDGRLRVTLPVTAERWLERLLLRLGPAAEVVGAPVGLGEDLRCAAAKRVLARYR
- the tatC gene encoding twin-arginine translocase subunit TatC, with the translated sequence MPLLEHLEELRRRLIRSVAAVSLGAVACWILYPQILDLLLEPYCQIRGSNIRSTTFGSGCELLVTDPLEPFGVRMMVAGYGGVALAMPVLLWQAWRFVAPGLHVAERRWAIPFVALGVLLFASGCGLAYWSIPRALDFLIGIGGPDLVSVFSPSRYLGFVVKMMLAFGLGFEFPLVLVFLQLIGVLTPAALRRTRRYAVVGIVALVAVLTPSGDPFTLLILSVPMLLFYELAILVGALRDRRRRRARVR
- a CDS encoding glycerophosphodiester phosphodiesterase produces the protein MSTTAEWSSDPILFAHRGGRAHAPENSLQAFATARSMGATGLESDVWCTVDGVPVLHHDGRVGSLFRRRPIGDVPHTAIPASVPTLADLYRTVGPDMQVSLDLKDPAAIHAVLDVARRHRAAGSLWICHPEHALLADWRDLDRDLRLVHSTRFDHIVEGPERRAADLAGSGVDAVNLPEPDWSGGLVTLFQRFGLLCLGWDAQHPRQIDRLLKLGLDGIYGDHVDRLVDGLARRRPVL
- a CDS encoding twin-arginine translocase TatA/TatE family subunit, yielding MGNLGGGEILVILMLGLLVLGPARLAVVARHMGSMVREVRRVAEGFQEEIRDLVEDPSIETLARERGRHLTVPDGAAPDRPTEQDGA